A stretch of Candidatus Neomarinimicrobiota bacterium DNA encodes these proteins:
- a CDS encoding Lrp/AsnC family transcriptional regulator, which translates to MIDDRDIQILELLQENGRATASEIARVVQLSIPAIGERIKKLTEKGLIKGYSTVLDHKKAGLDLTAFVFIVSEHSDHYDKFVEKAASSKSVLECHSIIGGGSHILKVRARNSQALEDLLYEIQNWPGVNRTQSNLVLSTYKESTAIDLQTLIA; encoded by the coding sequence ATGATAGACGATCGCGATATCCAGATATTGGAATTACTTCAGGAAAACGGACGCGCCACAGCCAGCGAAATCGCCAGGGTTGTACAACTCTCAATCCCCGCAATTGGCGAGCGGATTAAAAAACTCACAGAAAAAGGCCTCATTAAGGGTTATTCAACAGTACTGGATCATAAAAAAGCGGGGCTAGACCTCACGGCCTTCGTCTTTATTGTCAGTGAACACTCCGATCACTATGACAAATTTGTTGAAAAAGCTGCCAGCTCGAAATCAGTTCTTGAGTGTCACTCCATCATCGGAGGTGGCTCCCACATTCTCAAGGTCAGGGCCAGAAATTCACAGGCCCTGGAAGATCTACTGTATGAAATCCAGAATTGGCCAGGAGTTAATCGCACACAATCCAACCTGGTTCTATCTACCTATAAAGAAAGTACTGCAATTGATCTCCAGACGCTAATAGCATAG
- a CDS encoding glucosamine-6-phosphate deaminase yields MRLIIQPDYDRLSNWTAHYIAKCINDFAPTKDKPFVLGLPTGSSPVGTYKEVVRLVKEDRVSFENVITFNMDEYVNIREGHPESYHSFMRQNLFNHIGIPEENINILDGNAKDLVAECDAFEAKIKSVGGIRLFLGGIGPDGHLAFNEPGSSLHSRTRVKTLTYDTRIANSRFFGNDIESVPKLALTVGVGTVTDSLEVVLIVNGHSKARALYKMIEEGVNHMWTSSALQLHPKSMVVCDEDATYELKHGTYRYFKDIEQKNLEPFTI; encoded by the coding sequence ATGAGACTTATTATTCAACCCGATTATGATCGACTGAGCAATTGGACCGCCCATTATATTGCAAAGTGTATCAACGATTTTGCCCCGACAAAAGACAAACCTTTTGTATTGGGACTGCCCACTGGATCCTCACCGGTTGGGACCTACAAGGAAGTTGTTAGGCTGGTGAAAGAAGACCGTGTCTCCTTTGAAAACGTCATCACCTTTAACATGGATGAATATGTCAATATTCGTGAGGGCCACCCTGAAAGTTATCATTCATTCATGCGACAAAATCTGTTCAACCACATTGGTATTCCAGAGGAGAACATCAATATCCTGGATGGGAATGCAAAAGATCTGGTCGCCGAATGTGATGCCTTCGAAGCCAAGATAAAATCAGTTGGGGGCATTCGCCTTTTTCTGGGGGGAATTGGACCGGACGGGCACCTCGCCTTTAATGAGCCCGGCTCCTCTCTTCACTCCAGGACACGGGTGAAAACCTTGACCTACGATACACGTATTGCCAACTCCCGTTTTTTTGGGAATGATATTGAGTCGGTCCCCAAACTCGCTTTAACCGTTGGTGTCGGTACCGTTACTGACTCCCTGGAGGTCGTTTTAATTGTCAATGGTCACTCCAAAGCCAGAGCACTTTATAAGATGATTGAAGAAGGCGTCAACCATATGTGGACATCTTCAGCCCTCCAATTGCACCCAAAATCCATGGTCGTGTGTGACGAGGATGCCACCTACGAGCTCAAACATGGAACCTATCGTTATTTTAAAGATATTGAGCAGAAAAATCTGGAACCATTTACCATTTAG
- a CDS encoding T9SS type A sorting domain-containing protein — MIVGLGNDFNSLNCQAWANLGATFPIADDRGSSIWSDFGNGTIPRNTIIDTDGVVWYNSIGFNESAITAVLDDLLSVTGTVGETESPEKHQLISVFPNPFNGETQIEFELPRSGIVTLSIFDGKGSKVRQLFASNFSAGSHQVIWNSRDDSGAELPSGVYIATLAHNRGLETRKILLLK; from the coding sequence TTGATTGTAGGGCTTGGAAATGATTTTAACTCTCTGAATTGTCAGGCCTGGGCAAACTTGGGAGCTACTTTTCCCATAGCTGATGATCGTGGTTCCAGTATCTGGAGTGATTTTGGTAACGGGACCATCCCAAGGAATACTATCATCGATACAGATGGTGTGGTTTGGTATAACTCAATTGGATTTAATGAATCTGCAATAACAGCGGTTCTGGATGACTTGCTATCAGTGACTGGGACGGTGGGTGAGACGGAATCTCCTGAAAAACACCAGTTGATATCAGTGTTCCCCAATCCCTTTAATGGAGAAACTCAGATTGAATTTGAACTACCTCGTTCAGGTATTGTGACCTTATCAATCTTTGATGGGAAAGGCAGTAAAGTACGGCAATTATTTGCTTCAAACTTTTCGGCTGGTTCACATCAGGTAATCTGGAATTCCAGAGATGACTCTGGCGCTGAGCTCCCAAGTGGTGTCTACATCGCCACCCTTGCCCATAATCGAGGGCTGGAGACGAGGAAAATCCTTTTACTTAAATAA
- a CDS encoding glutamine synthetase beta-grasp domain-containing protein, with protein sequence MAKIKAEYIWIDGHKPTSKLRSKTKIIEGPITSLDQIPEWGFDGSSTNQAVGHDSDRSLHPVSFYPDPIRGGDHILVMNAVAYPDGKSHESNKRDHLVEIAKKYEVEESWFGIEQEYTFFQGRAPLGWPDGGYPAPQGPFYCGVGADEVFGRDIVEDHMEACLRAGIGISGVNAEVMPGQWEFQIGPLGPLESGDQLWIARWLLYRIAEEYGVNASIHPKPVKGDWNGAGAHTNFSTKAMRETGGYDVVEAACKKLAKKHEEHIAVYGAHNEERLTGLHETCSIHEFRYGVSDRGASIRIPLQTVKDGKGYLEDRRPSANMDPYEVCAILLETVCS encoded by the coding sequence GTGGCAAAAATTAAAGCTGAATATATCTGGATTGATGGGCATAAACCCACATCCAAGCTTCGTTCAAAAACAAAAATTATTGAGGGACCCATCACATCACTAGACCAGATTCCAGAATGGGGCTTTGATGGCTCCAGTACCAATCAGGCTGTGGGGCATGATAGCGATCGCTCATTGCACCCGGTTTCCTTCTATCCAGACCCCATACGCGGAGGCGATCATATTCTCGTCATGAATGCAGTGGCCTACCCCGATGGAAAGTCTCACGAATCGAACAAACGTGATCACCTCGTTGAAATAGCTAAAAAATACGAAGTCGAAGAATCCTGGTTTGGAATTGAACAGGAATACACTTTTTTTCAGGGTCGCGCCCCTCTGGGCTGGCCTGATGGCGGTTACCCCGCTCCACAGGGACCTTTTTATTGTGGTGTCGGTGCTGATGAAGTTTTTGGTCGCGATATAGTAGAAGATCACATGGAAGCCTGTCTTCGTGCTGGCATTGGTATTTCTGGTGTTAATGCTGAAGTGATGCCTGGTCAGTGGGAATTCCAGATTGGACCATTGGGACCTCTGGAGAGTGGCGATCAGTTGTGGATTGCCCGTTGGTTGCTCTATCGTATAGCTGAAGAATATGGTGTCAATGCCAGCATTCATCCAAAACCGGTTAAGGGTGATTGGAATGGAGCAGGTGCCCATACCAATTTCAGCACCAAAGCCATGCGTGAAACTGGTGGATATGATGTGGTGGAAGCAGCCTGTAAAAAATTAGCTAAAAAACATGAAGAGCATATTGCGGTTTATGGTGCTCATAATGAAGAGCGCCTCACAGGTCTGCATGAGACTTGTTCCATTCACGAGTTCCGTTATGGCGTGAGCGACCGTGGCGCATCCATTAGAATTCCGCTTCAAACCGTGAAAGATGGCAAGGGTTATCTGGAGGATCGTCGTCCTTCAGCCAATATGGATCCGTATGAAGTTTGTGCCATTTTGTTGGAGACTGTCTGTTCCTAA